A genomic region of Prionailurus bengalensis isolate Pbe53 chromosome D1, Fcat_Pben_1.1_paternal_pri, whole genome shotgun sequence contains the following coding sequences:
- the LOC122482783 gene encoding olfactory receptor 8K5: protein MGQQNLTSLMEFILMGVTRQPELQVPLFGVFLIIYTVTVVGNLGMIILTQVDSRLHTPMYFFIKHLAFIDLGNSTVICPKMLVNFVVDQNAISYYACATQLAFFLMFIISEFFILSAMAYDRYLAICNPLLYNVTMSQRLCHMLVGIPYLYSTFQALMFTIKIFTLTFCGSNVISHFYCDDVVLLLMLCSNAPDIELLIILFSALNLISSLLVVLVSYILILISIFQMHSAEGRKKAFSTCGSHLTVVIVFYGSLLFLYMQPKSAHSFDTDKMASVVYTLVIPMLNPFIYSLRNKEVKNAFRRVFKNQCKLCI from the coding sequence ATGGGCCAACAGAATCTAACATCACTGATGGAGTTCATTCTTATGGGAGTCACAAGGCAGCCTGAGCTACAGGTTCCCCTTTTTGGGGTCTTCCTCATCATCTATACAGTCACAGTGGTGGGCAACCTGGGCATGATCATCTTGACCCAGGTGGACTCCCGCCTACATAcacctatgtatttttttatcaaACATCTGGCTTTCATTGATCTTGGTAATTCTACTGTCATTTGTCCCAAGATGCTGGTAAATTTTGTTGTGGATCAAAATGCCATTTCTTATTATGCATGTGCCACACAGTTGGCtttcttccttatgttcatcattagtgaatttttcatcttgtcggccatggcctatgaccgctatttGGCCATCTGTAACCCTCTGCTCTACAATGTTACTATGTCCCAGAGACTTTGTCACATGCTAGTGGGCATTCCATACCTCTACAGTACCTTTCAGGCTCTAATGTTCACTATTAAGATTTTTACATTGACCTTCTGTGGTTCTAATGTCATCAGTCATTTCTATTGTGATGATGTTGTCTTGTTACTTATGCTCTGCTCAAATGCACCAGACATAGAATTGTTGATCATACTATTTTCAGCACTTAATTTGATCTCTTCCCTGCTGGTAGTCCTCGTGTCTTATATACTAATTCTGATATCCATATTTCAAATGCATTCTGCAGAGGGTAGGAAAAAAGCTTTCTCCACGTGTGGGTCTCATTTGACAGTGGTTATTGTGTTCTATGGGTCTCTACTATTTCTGTACATGCAGCCTAAATCTGCCCACTCCTTTGATACTGATAAAATGGCTTCTGTGGTTTACACATTAGTGATCCCCATGCTTAACCCCTTTATCTACAGCTTAagaaacaaagaggtaaaaaatgcCTTCCGCAGGGTCTTTAAGAATCAGTGCAAACTTTGTATCTAA